One window of Dermacentor albipictus isolate Rhodes 1998 colony chromosome 9, USDA_Dalb.pri_finalv2, whole genome shotgun sequence genomic DNA carries:
- the LOC139049532 gene encoding rho GTPase-activating protein 39-like isoform X2, which yields MANEKAEWVEIIEPRTKEHMYANLTTGECVWDPPVGVKIKLTDDNQWWELFDQNTSRFYYYNASSQLTVWHRPKNCDIIPLAKLQTLKESTELEEQVLRSPVRKESVGTQTRVREEPTTCTVSTQTSPAPSPRQHRKREALRCGAQLPLHHYILEQAKLLGYRLDLFEDGSSSSASSAAGDWGHDNDDEEDFADDEAMSAPSSPSSSQDEGDGHDTAAGRFSAESDNGSWTSGSPVGHPAATQHASLRRVGHSRPDGGSLLEKSQSFQVAGGSREASPALRPLSAERKPPSESDIVQYAQDNLNRHKRGLFRRKFSLRDMLSWSKDPIRQPMIMTTDKSLKHDACHLFKLIQAYMGDRKWKAAPEQVSVEIATRGWSQAALRDELYMQICRQTTDNPRAESLLRGWELMAVCLGIFPPSATFRPYLESYVQRHRDDMAVGAYAGACAQRLERGAQCGPKRGLRRPTAEEVAQSRAHLFRPSMFGSRLEEVMALQCERFPDRCLPWVQTTLSEAVLRLHGAQTEGIFRVPGDIDEVNALKVRLDEWQTVDCTSGSDPHVPASLLKLWYRELHDPLIPAALYQECVDCCGEPQVVLALVRRMPELNQRVLAYLIRFLQVFAAPENAALTKMDASNLAMVMAPNCLRCTSDDPRVIFDNTRKEMAFVRTLIQTLDTSFMEGVL from the exons GGCGGAATGGGTGGAGATAATCGAGCCTCGCACCAAGGAGCATATGTACGCCAACCTGACGACGGGCGAGTGCGTCTGGGACCCACCCGTAGGCGTCAAGAT CAAGCTGACCGATGACAACCAGTGGTGGGAGCTGTTTGACCAGAACACGTCGCGCTTCTACTACTACAATGCCAGCAGCCAGCTGACCGTCTGGCACCGGCCGAAGAACTGCGACATCATCCCGCTCGCCAAGCTTCAG ACGTTGAAAGAGAGCACAGAGCTTGAAGAGCAGGTCTTGAGGTCGCCCGTTAGGAAAGAGTCCGTGGGAACGCAGACCAGA GTACGGGAGGAGCCAACAACATGCACCGTCTCCACGCAGACGAGCCCAGCCCCGTCTCCAAGGCAACACCGCAAG CGGGAAGCGCTGCGATGTGGGGCACAGCTGCCGCTGCACCACTACATCCTGGAGCAGGCCAAGCTGCTGGGCTACCGGCTGGACCTGTTCGAGGACGGTTCCTCGTCCTCAGCCTCCTCAGCGGCCGGCGACTGGGGCCACGACAACGATGACGAGGAAGACTTTGCCGACGACGAGGCCATGAGCGCCCCATCGTCGCCATCGTCCTCCCAGGACGAGGGAGATGGCCACGAcacggctgccggtcgcttctcTG CTGAGAGTGATAATGGCAGCTGGACGTCAGGCTCCCCTGTCGGCCATCCTGCGGCCACGCAGCATGCTTCCCTGCGGCGAGTTGGTCACTCCAGGCCAGATGGTGGAAGCCTGCTGGAGAAGTCACAG TCATTCCAGGTGGCGGGGGGCTCTCGGGAGGCATCGCCCGCCCTGCGGCCGCTGTCCGCCGAGCGCAAGCCGCCGTCAGAGAGTGACATTGTCCAGTACGCCCAGGACAACCTGAACCGGCACAAGCGGGGCCTGTTTCGGCGAAAGTTCTCGCTGCGAGACATGCTGTCCTGGTCCAAGGATCCCATCCGCCAGCCCATGATCATGACTACCGACAAGTCCCTCAAGCACGATGCCTGCCACCTCTTCAAGCTCATACAG GCATACATGGGCGATCGCAAATGGAAGGCTGCACCCGAGCAGGTGTCGGTGGAGATTGCCACCCGAGGCTGGAGCCAGGCGGCACTGCGGGACGAGCTGTACATGCAAATCTGCCGCCAGACGACGGACAACCCACGTGCTGAGAGCCTACTGCGTGGCTGGGAGCTCATGGCCGTCTGTCTGGGTATCTTTCCCCCATCGGCCACCTTTCGGCCCTACCTGGAGAGCTACGTCCAGCGGCACCG GGACGACATGGCAGTGGGCGCCTATGCCGGTGCCTGCGCGCAAAGGCTCGAGCGCGGCGCCCAGTGCGGGCCCAAGCGAGGCTTGCGGCGGCCCACGGCCGAGGAGGTGGCTCAGTCGCGGGCGCACCTCTTCCGGCCCTCCATGTTTGGCAGCCGTCTGGAGGAAGTGATGGCGCTGCAGTGCGAGCGCTTCCCCGACCGCTGCCTCCCCTGGGTGCAGACAACCCTGTCGGAGGCCGTGCTGCGGTTGCACGGTGCCCAGACGGAGGGCATCTTCCGTGTGCCGGGAGACATCGATGAG GTCAATGCCTTGAAGGTGCGGCTAGATGAGTGGCAAACGGTGGACTGTACCAGCGGCAGCGACCCGCACGTGCCGGCGTCGCTGCTCAAGCTGTGGTACCGAGAGCTGCACGACCCGCTCATACCGGCTGCCCTGTACCAAGAGTGTGTTGACTGCTGCGGCGAGCCCCAGGTGGTGCTGGCACTGGTTCGGCGCATGCCCGAGCTAAATCAGCGTGTCCTCGCCTATCTCATCCGGTTCCTGCAG GTTTTTGCTGCCCCTGAAAATGCTGCACTGACCAAGATGGACGCCAGCAATCTGGCCATGGTGATGGCACCCAACTGCCTACGCTGCACGTCGGACGACCCGAGAGTCATCTTTGACAACACTCGCAAGGAGATGGCGTTTGTGCGAACCCTCATTCAGACGTTGGACACCAGTTTCATGGAGGGCGTCCTATGA
- the LOC139049532 gene encoding rho GTPase-activating protein 39-like isoform X1, whose product MANEKAEWVEIIEPRTKEHMYANLTTGECVWDPPVGVKIKLTDDNQWWELFDQNTSRFYYYNASSQLTVWHRPKNCDIIPLAKLQTLKESTELEEQVLRSPVRKESVGTQTRCDAGLPLQVREEPTTCTVSTQTSPAPSPRQHRKREALRCGAQLPLHHYILEQAKLLGYRLDLFEDGSSSSASSAAGDWGHDNDDEEDFADDEAMSAPSSPSSSQDEGDGHDTAAGRFSAESDNGSWTSGSPVGHPAATQHASLRRVGHSRPDGGSLLEKSQSFQVAGGSREASPALRPLSAERKPPSESDIVQYAQDNLNRHKRGLFRRKFSLRDMLSWSKDPIRQPMIMTTDKSLKHDACHLFKLIQAYMGDRKWKAAPEQVSVEIATRGWSQAALRDELYMQICRQTTDNPRAESLLRGWELMAVCLGIFPPSATFRPYLESYVQRHRDDMAVGAYAGACAQRLERGAQCGPKRGLRRPTAEEVAQSRAHLFRPSMFGSRLEEVMALQCERFPDRCLPWVQTTLSEAVLRLHGAQTEGIFRVPGDIDEVNALKVRLDEWQTVDCTSGSDPHVPASLLKLWYRELHDPLIPAALYQECVDCCGEPQVVLALVRRMPELNQRVLAYLIRFLQVFAAPENAALTKMDASNLAMVMAPNCLRCTSDDPRVIFDNTRKEMAFVRTLIQTLDTSFMEGVL is encoded by the exons GGCGGAATGGGTGGAGATAATCGAGCCTCGCACCAAGGAGCATATGTACGCCAACCTGACGACGGGCGAGTGCGTCTGGGACCCACCCGTAGGCGTCAAGAT CAAGCTGACCGATGACAACCAGTGGTGGGAGCTGTTTGACCAGAACACGTCGCGCTTCTACTACTACAATGCCAGCAGCCAGCTGACCGTCTGGCACCGGCCGAAGAACTGCGACATCATCCCGCTCGCCAAGCTTCAG ACGTTGAAAGAGAGCACAGAGCTTGAAGAGCAGGTCTTGAGGTCGCCCGTTAGGAAAGAGTCCGTGGGAACGCAGACCAGA TGTGATGCTGGACTGCCGTTACAGGTACGGGAGGAGCCAACAACATGCACCGTCTCCACGCAGACGAGCCCAGCCCCGTCTCCAAGGCAACACCGCAAG CGGGAAGCGCTGCGATGTGGGGCACAGCTGCCGCTGCACCACTACATCCTGGAGCAGGCCAAGCTGCTGGGCTACCGGCTGGACCTGTTCGAGGACGGTTCCTCGTCCTCAGCCTCCTCAGCGGCCGGCGACTGGGGCCACGACAACGATGACGAGGAAGACTTTGCCGACGACGAGGCCATGAGCGCCCCATCGTCGCCATCGTCCTCCCAGGACGAGGGAGATGGCCACGAcacggctgccggtcgcttctcTG CTGAGAGTGATAATGGCAGCTGGACGTCAGGCTCCCCTGTCGGCCATCCTGCGGCCACGCAGCATGCTTCCCTGCGGCGAGTTGGTCACTCCAGGCCAGATGGTGGAAGCCTGCTGGAGAAGTCACAG TCATTCCAGGTGGCGGGGGGCTCTCGGGAGGCATCGCCCGCCCTGCGGCCGCTGTCCGCCGAGCGCAAGCCGCCGTCAGAGAGTGACATTGTCCAGTACGCCCAGGACAACCTGAACCGGCACAAGCGGGGCCTGTTTCGGCGAAAGTTCTCGCTGCGAGACATGCTGTCCTGGTCCAAGGATCCCATCCGCCAGCCCATGATCATGACTACCGACAAGTCCCTCAAGCACGATGCCTGCCACCTCTTCAAGCTCATACAG GCATACATGGGCGATCGCAAATGGAAGGCTGCACCCGAGCAGGTGTCGGTGGAGATTGCCACCCGAGGCTGGAGCCAGGCGGCACTGCGGGACGAGCTGTACATGCAAATCTGCCGCCAGACGACGGACAACCCACGTGCTGAGAGCCTACTGCGTGGCTGGGAGCTCATGGCCGTCTGTCTGGGTATCTTTCCCCCATCGGCCACCTTTCGGCCCTACCTGGAGAGCTACGTCCAGCGGCACCG GGACGACATGGCAGTGGGCGCCTATGCCGGTGCCTGCGCGCAAAGGCTCGAGCGCGGCGCCCAGTGCGGGCCCAAGCGAGGCTTGCGGCGGCCCACGGCCGAGGAGGTGGCTCAGTCGCGGGCGCACCTCTTCCGGCCCTCCATGTTTGGCAGCCGTCTGGAGGAAGTGATGGCGCTGCAGTGCGAGCGCTTCCCCGACCGCTGCCTCCCCTGGGTGCAGACAACCCTGTCGGAGGCCGTGCTGCGGTTGCACGGTGCCCAGACGGAGGGCATCTTCCGTGTGCCGGGAGACATCGATGAG GTCAATGCCTTGAAGGTGCGGCTAGATGAGTGGCAAACGGTGGACTGTACCAGCGGCAGCGACCCGCACGTGCCGGCGTCGCTGCTCAAGCTGTGGTACCGAGAGCTGCACGACCCGCTCATACCGGCTGCCCTGTACCAAGAGTGTGTTGACTGCTGCGGCGAGCCCCAGGTGGTGCTGGCACTGGTTCGGCGCATGCCCGAGCTAAATCAGCGTGTCCTCGCCTATCTCATCCGGTTCCTGCAG GTTTTTGCTGCCCCTGAAAATGCTGCACTGACCAAGATGGACGCCAGCAATCTGGCCATGGTGATGGCACCCAACTGCCTACGCTGCACGTCGGACGACCCGAGAGTCATCTTTGACAACACTCGCAAGGAGATGGCGTTTGTGCGAACCCTCATTCAGACGTTGGACACCAGTTTCATGGAGGGCGTCCTATGA
- the LOC139049532 gene encoding rho GTPase-activating protein 39-like isoform X4 yields the protein MANEKAEWVEIIEPRTKEHMYANLTTGECVWDPPVGVKIKLTDDNQWWELFDQNTSRFYYYNASSQLTVWHRPKNCDIIPLAKLQTLKESTELEEQVLRSPVRKESVGTQTRCDAGLPLQVREEPTTCTVSTQTSPAPSPRQHRKREALRCGAQLPLHHYILEQAKLLGYRLDLFEDGSSSSASSAAGDWGHDNDDEEDFADDEAMSAPSSPSSSQDEGDGHDTAAGRFSAESDNGSWTSGSPVGHPAATQHASLRRVGHSRPDGGSLLEKSQSFQVAGGSREASPALRPLSAERKPPSESDIVQYAQDNLNRHKRGLFRRKFSLRDMLSWSKDPIRQPMIMTTDKSLKHDACHLFKLIQAYMGDRKWKAAPEQVSVEIATRGWSQAALRDELYMQICRQTTDNPRAESLLRGWELMAVCLGIFPPSATFRPYLESYVQRHRDDMAVGAYAGACAQRLERGAQCGPKRGLRRPTAEEVAQSRAHLFRPSMFGSRLEEVMALQCERFPDRCLPWVQTTLSEAVLRLHGAQTEGIFRVPGDIDEVNALKVRLDEWQTVDCTSGSDPHVPASLLKLWYRELHDPLIPAALYQECVDCCGEPQVVLALVRRMPELNQRVLAYLIRFLQVFAAPENAALTKMDASNLAMHQ from the exons GGCGGAATGGGTGGAGATAATCGAGCCTCGCACCAAGGAGCATATGTACGCCAACCTGACGACGGGCGAGTGCGTCTGGGACCCACCCGTAGGCGTCAAGAT CAAGCTGACCGATGACAACCAGTGGTGGGAGCTGTTTGACCAGAACACGTCGCGCTTCTACTACTACAATGCCAGCAGCCAGCTGACCGTCTGGCACCGGCCGAAGAACTGCGACATCATCCCGCTCGCCAAGCTTCAG ACGTTGAAAGAGAGCACAGAGCTTGAAGAGCAGGTCTTGAGGTCGCCCGTTAGGAAAGAGTCCGTGGGAACGCAGACCAGA TGTGATGCTGGACTGCCGTTACAGGTACGGGAGGAGCCAACAACATGCACCGTCTCCACGCAGACGAGCCCAGCCCCGTCTCCAAGGCAACACCGCAAG CGGGAAGCGCTGCGATGTGGGGCACAGCTGCCGCTGCACCACTACATCCTGGAGCAGGCCAAGCTGCTGGGCTACCGGCTGGACCTGTTCGAGGACGGTTCCTCGTCCTCAGCCTCCTCAGCGGCCGGCGACTGGGGCCACGACAACGATGACGAGGAAGACTTTGCCGACGACGAGGCCATGAGCGCCCCATCGTCGCCATCGTCCTCCCAGGACGAGGGAGATGGCCACGAcacggctgccggtcgcttctcTG CTGAGAGTGATAATGGCAGCTGGACGTCAGGCTCCCCTGTCGGCCATCCTGCGGCCACGCAGCATGCTTCCCTGCGGCGAGTTGGTCACTCCAGGCCAGATGGTGGAAGCCTGCTGGAGAAGTCACAG TCATTCCAGGTGGCGGGGGGCTCTCGGGAGGCATCGCCCGCCCTGCGGCCGCTGTCCGCCGAGCGCAAGCCGCCGTCAGAGAGTGACATTGTCCAGTACGCCCAGGACAACCTGAACCGGCACAAGCGGGGCCTGTTTCGGCGAAAGTTCTCGCTGCGAGACATGCTGTCCTGGTCCAAGGATCCCATCCGCCAGCCCATGATCATGACTACCGACAAGTCCCTCAAGCACGATGCCTGCCACCTCTTCAAGCTCATACAG GCATACATGGGCGATCGCAAATGGAAGGCTGCACCCGAGCAGGTGTCGGTGGAGATTGCCACCCGAGGCTGGAGCCAGGCGGCACTGCGGGACGAGCTGTACATGCAAATCTGCCGCCAGACGACGGACAACCCACGTGCTGAGAGCCTACTGCGTGGCTGGGAGCTCATGGCCGTCTGTCTGGGTATCTTTCCCCCATCGGCCACCTTTCGGCCCTACCTGGAGAGCTACGTCCAGCGGCACCG GGACGACATGGCAGTGGGCGCCTATGCCGGTGCCTGCGCGCAAAGGCTCGAGCGCGGCGCCCAGTGCGGGCCCAAGCGAGGCTTGCGGCGGCCCACGGCCGAGGAGGTGGCTCAGTCGCGGGCGCACCTCTTCCGGCCCTCCATGTTTGGCAGCCGTCTGGAGGAAGTGATGGCGCTGCAGTGCGAGCGCTTCCCCGACCGCTGCCTCCCCTGGGTGCAGACAACCCTGTCGGAGGCCGTGCTGCGGTTGCACGGTGCCCAGACGGAGGGCATCTTCCGTGTGCCGGGAGACATCGATGAG GTCAATGCCTTGAAGGTGCGGCTAGATGAGTGGCAAACGGTGGACTGTACCAGCGGCAGCGACCCGCACGTGCCGGCGTCGCTGCTCAAGCTGTGGTACCGAGAGCTGCACGACCCGCTCATACCGGCTGCCCTGTACCAAGAGTGTGTTGACTGCTGCGGCGAGCCCCAGGTGGTGCTGGCACTGGTTCGGCGCATGCCCGAGCTAAATCAGCGTGTCCTCGCCTATCTCATCCGGTTCCTGCAG GTTTTTGCTGCCCCTGAAAATGCTGCACTGACCAAGATGGACGCCAGCAATCTGGCCATG
- the LOC139049532 gene encoding rho GTPase-activating protein 39-like isoform X3 — protein MANEKAEWVEIIEPRTKEHMYANLTTGECVWDPPVGVKIKLTDDNQWWELFDQNTSRFYYYNASSQLTVWHRPKNCDIIPLAKLQTLKESTELEEQVLRSPVRKESVGTQTRCDAGLPLQVREEPTTCTVSTQTSPAPSPRQHRKREALRCGAQLPLHHYILEQAKLLGYRLDLFEDGSSSSASSAAGDWGHDNDDEEDFADDEAMSAPSSPSSSQDEGDGHDTAAGRFSAESDNGSWTSGSPVGHPAATQHASLRRVGHSRPDGGSLLEKSQSFQVAGGSREASPALRPLSAERKPPSESDIVQYAQDNLNRHKRGLFRRKFSLRDMLSWSKDPIRQPMIMTTDKSLKHDACHLFKLIQAYMGDRKWKAAPEQVSVEIATRGWSQAALRDELYMQICRQTTDNPRAESLLRGWELMAVCLGIFPPSATFRPYLESYVQRHRDDMAVGAYAGACAQRLERGAQCGPKRGLRRPTAEEVAQSRAHLFRPSMFGSRLEEVMALQCERFPDRCLPWVQTTLSEAVLRLHGAQTEGIFRVPGDIDEVNALKVRLDEWQTVDCTSGSDPHVPASLLKLWYRELHDPLIPAALYQECVDCCGEPQVVLALVRRMPELNQRVLAYLIRFLQVFAAPENAALTKMDASNLAMVMAPNCLRCTSDDPRVIFDNTRKEMAFHQ, from the exons GGCGGAATGGGTGGAGATAATCGAGCCTCGCACCAAGGAGCATATGTACGCCAACCTGACGACGGGCGAGTGCGTCTGGGACCCACCCGTAGGCGTCAAGAT CAAGCTGACCGATGACAACCAGTGGTGGGAGCTGTTTGACCAGAACACGTCGCGCTTCTACTACTACAATGCCAGCAGCCAGCTGACCGTCTGGCACCGGCCGAAGAACTGCGACATCATCCCGCTCGCCAAGCTTCAG ACGTTGAAAGAGAGCACAGAGCTTGAAGAGCAGGTCTTGAGGTCGCCCGTTAGGAAAGAGTCCGTGGGAACGCAGACCAGA TGTGATGCTGGACTGCCGTTACAGGTACGGGAGGAGCCAACAACATGCACCGTCTCCACGCAGACGAGCCCAGCCCCGTCTCCAAGGCAACACCGCAAG CGGGAAGCGCTGCGATGTGGGGCACAGCTGCCGCTGCACCACTACATCCTGGAGCAGGCCAAGCTGCTGGGCTACCGGCTGGACCTGTTCGAGGACGGTTCCTCGTCCTCAGCCTCCTCAGCGGCCGGCGACTGGGGCCACGACAACGATGACGAGGAAGACTTTGCCGACGACGAGGCCATGAGCGCCCCATCGTCGCCATCGTCCTCCCAGGACGAGGGAGATGGCCACGAcacggctgccggtcgcttctcTG CTGAGAGTGATAATGGCAGCTGGACGTCAGGCTCCCCTGTCGGCCATCCTGCGGCCACGCAGCATGCTTCCCTGCGGCGAGTTGGTCACTCCAGGCCAGATGGTGGAAGCCTGCTGGAGAAGTCACAG TCATTCCAGGTGGCGGGGGGCTCTCGGGAGGCATCGCCCGCCCTGCGGCCGCTGTCCGCCGAGCGCAAGCCGCCGTCAGAGAGTGACATTGTCCAGTACGCCCAGGACAACCTGAACCGGCACAAGCGGGGCCTGTTTCGGCGAAAGTTCTCGCTGCGAGACATGCTGTCCTGGTCCAAGGATCCCATCCGCCAGCCCATGATCATGACTACCGACAAGTCCCTCAAGCACGATGCCTGCCACCTCTTCAAGCTCATACAG GCATACATGGGCGATCGCAAATGGAAGGCTGCACCCGAGCAGGTGTCGGTGGAGATTGCCACCCGAGGCTGGAGCCAGGCGGCACTGCGGGACGAGCTGTACATGCAAATCTGCCGCCAGACGACGGACAACCCACGTGCTGAGAGCCTACTGCGTGGCTGGGAGCTCATGGCCGTCTGTCTGGGTATCTTTCCCCCATCGGCCACCTTTCGGCCCTACCTGGAGAGCTACGTCCAGCGGCACCG GGACGACATGGCAGTGGGCGCCTATGCCGGTGCCTGCGCGCAAAGGCTCGAGCGCGGCGCCCAGTGCGGGCCCAAGCGAGGCTTGCGGCGGCCCACGGCCGAGGAGGTGGCTCAGTCGCGGGCGCACCTCTTCCGGCCCTCCATGTTTGGCAGCCGTCTGGAGGAAGTGATGGCGCTGCAGTGCGAGCGCTTCCCCGACCGCTGCCTCCCCTGGGTGCAGACAACCCTGTCGGAGGCCGTGCTGCGGTTGCACGGTGCCCAGACGGAGGGCATCTTCCGTGTGCCGGGAGACATCGATGAG GTCAATGCCTTGAAGGTGCGGCTAGATGAGTGGCAAACGGTGGACTGTACCAGCGGCAGCGACCCGCACGTGCCGGCGTCGCTGCTCAAGCTGTGGTACCGAGAGCTGCACGACCCGCTCATACCGGCTGCCCTGTACCAAGAGTGTGTTGACTGCTGCGGCGAGCCCCAGGTGGTGCTGGCACTGGTTCGGCGCATGCCCGAGCTAAATCAGCGTGTCCTCGCCTATCTCATCCGGTTCCTGCAG GTTTTTGCTGCCCCTGAAAATGCTGCACTGACCAAGATGGACGCCAGCAATCTGGCCATGGTGATGGCACCCAACTGCCTACGCTGCACGTCGGACGACCCGAGAGTCATCTTTGACAACACTCGCAAGGAGATGGCGTTT